A genome region from Musa acuminata AAA Group cultivar baxijiao chromosome BXJ3-5, Cavendish_Baxijiao_AAA, whole genome shotgun sequence includes the following:
- the LOC135638185 gene encoding uncharacterized protein LOC135638185 has product MDSPSKSYLFGVPIRKTLFGFILLLSLAPSSVETQISDQPTAYQMLEQYDFPRGILPQGVRRYVLNQDGSFEVYLSGDCEFKVTGGYLLHYKRKITGAVASGSLTNLRGVSVKVLFLWFGIDEVVRSGDEIDFYVGPLSASFVLSNFEECPRCRCGFDCSAAMVSDSYDTGVGDHGLSQAGIPWINLDMFNLCYQMNACIITDFDMVFKNP; this is encoded by the coding sequence ATGGATTCACCCTCAAAATCCTACCTTTTTGGTGTTCCAATTCGCAAAACCCTTTTTGGGTTCATCTTGCTCCTCTCCCTTGCCCCATCATCTGTTGAGACCCAGATCTCCGACCAGCCGACCGCCTACCAGATGCTGGAGCAATACGATTTCCCCAGAGGGATCCTCCCGCAGGGCGTGCGGCGCTACGTTTTGAATCAAGATGGGAGCTTCGAGGTGTATCTGAGCGGCGACTGCGAGTTCAAGGTCACCGGCGGCTACTTGTTGCACTACAAGAGAAAGATCACCGGCGCGGTGGCCTCGGGGTCGCTGACCAACCTTAGAGGCGTCAGCGTCAAGGTCCTCTTTCTGTGGTTTGGGATCGATGAGGTGGTGAGGAGTGGCGACGAGATCGATTTCTATGTCGGCCCGCTGTCGGCATCCTTCGTGCTGTCCAACTTCGAGGAGTGCCCCCGCTGCCGCTGCGGCTTTGATTGCTCTGCCGCCATGGTTTCGGATTCGTACGATACTGGGGTTGGTGATCATGGACTGTCCCAGGCTGGCATTCCATGGATTAACCTTGATATGTTTAACTTGTGCTATCAAATGAACGCATGCATAATCACAGATTTTGATATGGTCTTTAAGAATCCTTGA